The Methanococcus voltae genome contains the following window.
AATATACTATGGAGTCATTAAATTTTAAATGCCTTACCTGGGACAATGGAAATTCATATATTAAGCTTGAGGATAATATTTACACTATTTATGCTAGTCCTTTTTCTAAAGGTTACAAAGGAGAAGGGAAAGTCATATGTTGTTCAAAAATATCAGATTTGAAAAATCCGGAAATAGAAAATAATATTCTCATTTTGGACGGCGAAATAACGGAAAATCCATTAATGCCTAAAAATTTTCCGTTTTATTTTCCCGAAGAACATGCTAAATTATACGATCTAATTGAAAAAGCTAAACCTGCTTGTATATTGGCATTAACGGGAAAATCTGCACTTTCAGGTTTAGACCCGTACCCATTCTTTGAAGATGGTAATTTTTTAATTCCTTCCGCATATGTCTCCAATAAATCTAATTTTATAAAAACAATTGTGAATAAAGACGTTGAAATAAGTATTAATTCGAAAATTCAAGAAGCAAAATCCGAGCAACTAATTTTTAAGAAGAAAGGAACGTCTAAGGATACTATATTAATATGTGCGCATATGGATAGCAAATATGGAACATTGGGGGCTTTGGACAATGCAAGTGGTATATATACA
Protein-coding sequences here:
- a CDS encoding M28 family peptidase; its protein translation is MSYLTEIAIERPIGTEGNNKILELIKNELKSSKYTMESLNFKCLTWDNGNSYIKLEDNIYTIYASPFSKGYKGEGKVICCSKISDLKNPEIENNILILDGEITENPLMPKNFPFYFPEEHAKLYDLIEKAKPACILALTGKSALSGLDPYPFFEDGNFLIPSAYVSNKSNFIKTIVNKDVEISINSKIQEAKSEQLIFKKKGTSKDTILICAHMDSKYGTLGALDNASGIYTILEVAKKLDNVQTTSNVEIVPFNGEEYYGVTGQLKYLEYLKKQNINIKLVINIDSAGYKSSNNALSFYNISEDDVNKIINKYNVVLGTEWYAGDHAMFAFQGTPCIVATSSDLFEKGIFTTHTYADTLENVDENLLDELANNLYHIILDFDNKK